A stretch of the Epinephelus moara isolate mb unplaced genomic scaffold, YSFRI_EMoa_1.0 scaffold580, whole genome shotgun sequence genome encodes the following:
- the LOC126387505 gene encoding sodium/calcium exchanger 1-like yields DGDEEEGEEQRMPNCFDYFMHILCIFWKILFACVPPTEYWNGWACFIVSISVIGLLTAVIGDLASHFGCTVGLRDSVTAVVFVALGTSLPDTFASKVAATQDQYADACVGNVTGSNAVNVFLGIGVAWSVAAIYWQVKGKIFRVDPGSLAFSVTLFTIFAFISMGVLMLRRRPSIGGELGGPQISKVLTSLLFFGLWFLYILFSSLEAYCHIQGF; encoded by the exons GTGatggagatgaggaggagggagaggagcagcGAATGCCGAACTGCTTTGACTATTTCATGCATATATTGTGCATTTTCTGGAAGATCCTGTTTGCTTGCGTACCACCCACAGAATACTGGAATGGCTGGGCCTGCTTCATAGTGTCAATCTCTGTCATTGGTTTATTAACTGCCGTTATTGGAGACCTAGCTTCCCATTTTGGCTGCACTGTCGGCTTGAGAGACTCCGTTACTGCAGTGGTCTTTGTAGCACTGGGGACTTCACTTCCTG ATACCTTTGCCAGCAAAGTGGCTGCCACTCAGGACCAGTATGCAGATGCATGTGTGGGAAATGTGACAGGAAGCAACGCGGTCAATGTTTTTTTAGGCATTGGGGTGGCCTGGTCTGTGGCTGCCATATACTGGCAAGTCAAAGGTAAGATCTTCCGTGTTGACCCCGGCTCACTGGCCTTCTCTGTCACACTCTTCACCATTTTTGCCTTCATCTCTATGGGGGTCCTGATGCTACGCCGGAGGCCATCCATAGGTGGTGAACTTGGTGGCCCGCAGATCTCCAAAGTCCTCACTTCACTGCTTTTCTTTGGACTCTGGTTCCTGTATATTCTCTTCTCCAGCTTGGAGGCCTATTGCCATATACAGGGCTTCTGA